TAAAGCTCTACCAATCTCATCACCATATTGATTTTGTGGTTCTTGTCTCCGTATTTATCTCCGCTTCTCCAAGGATATATTATGTCAATTAATTTCAACAACTGATTTTGAAAGAAAAGACAGAAAGATTAACTATACATCAAAACTATGAAGAAAACAATGTCTTTATAAAATCTAGTCATATCTCGAAACATTAACACCATAAGATATTAGTACCTGTAAAGGTAGTTTGAAACGTAGGGTCATGTACAGGCTGAACAAAGCCATGGTTGATATAAGCCTCACTTTTGAGACGGCAATGAGCGAGCCATTGCGACTACGCAAAGGGCTTTTAGTAAAGTAACGAACGGAAATCTCATGAATTTCTCCAAATGTCACTGGGTTTTGGTGCGATGAACCAACATGGTACACCATGTGAACCCCTGAACCTCCAGCATGTGTAGCTGTAGCCGTGATCATCGCGTTTGCCACCATATCCACTGGTATCTGTCGACAACGTTTTCCATATTACATCACATTTACATCAAAATCTGGAGCTATTTTGATCTCATTTTTAAAAATATAAAAATTTGAATAGATAAATATTTAGGGACATGTCTAGTTAGTGACCTTACCATATCGCAGACTGAGTTCACATCGACAAGAAAACACTTGAGCACTCCCTTTCCGTATGCAACAATCACGCTGTCTACAGTTCTACATTCAAATACTATTTAATAATGTGAATAATTGTAATACATAAAGATACAAAAATTCTAAACACAGATTGGTAGGCCTGAGGGTCGGGTTTGGGTAGATAGATTCCCATTGGGTCCGGGCCTTTCGGGTGGATGAATTTTTGATCCATATAAGTAGGTCAGTCTTGCCTGGATCGGTTCTTATCCAAATGTTTGATACCAATAAAAATCCAAAATCTTCTCAAATTTCATTCGATTTCAGTTTTTTTTTCTTTTCATCTAAATCTCGAAACTATACCCAACACAATTAACCAAATTAACCGGAAATTTGATAATATGCTCTTTATTCCATGAATCTACAAAAAAAAATATTCCATCTGTTTCGATATAATCCATATTTTAGAAAAAAAATTTGTTTATAAAAAAATACATATTTCACATTTTCAATGCATATAATAATGGTAAACTATAAACTTCGAAGATATCAATTGCATTTACTGAATTTTGATTGGATAGAAAGTATGAGAAATAGCTAATCACAAAATATAATCATTTAATGACATTTTTCTTCAATTTGTGTGAAAATTCTAAAACATACAGGAGTATAAATTTTAGATCCTGAAATAATTACAAATGCAATTTTAACCCCTGAAGTAATCCCACCTTTACTATATCCAAGTTCATAGTGCCTATAAATATTACAAAACTGAAATTTTCAAATAAAATTTCACTACAACTGTAGTTACAGTCTTATGCTATATAAATTTCAGGTTGGGTGTAGATCAATTCTTATCGATCCAAATTTTTTGGGTTGAAAGTTTTGTACCCATATATGTATCTATATAGTTTTGCTTTGATTTTTCAGGTCGGTTCGGATTTTTGGGTCTGGTTAAAAGGTCTGTTATGGACCAACGGCATGTTGGTTTTATCTTCTAGAATCAAAATTCAGATTCCCAATGGATAATAAAGCTACCTTAACCCTTCGATCCAACCAGGAAATGGTTCAGAAAGAGTGCTGGTGATCATCGTGGGACGGATGATGACAAGAGGAAGACTTTCTCTATGGTTACCAATAAGCATCTCTCCCATTGATTTGGTGAAAACATATGTGTTTGGCCATCCATGGAGCTTTGCCCTAATAATCAACATACTTACGAAATTATATCTCCGATCAAATCTGATAAGTACAAAGGACTTTTTTAATCATCAACAACACTCACCTTTCCATTCCGAGTTCCTTCATGGAGAGAGTAATGTCTTCATCTGAACAATCTTGGTCATGGAGCTCTTTTAATCTTTTCTTCATCAAATCCATTTCAAAGTTTATATCCAATTGATGACCAGCTTCGTTACGAATCTCTTCCATTGCGAATGGTTTTTCACGTAGGAGACCAGACTTTTCTCCACAAACATAAGCTAAAGAAACATACACGACTATAAGTTTCAGAAAACATATCACAGAAATAAACATTGAAATAATTTCCTTAAAGGAAACTAGATGAATAAACGTACGTAAAACACTCACCCGTTGAGACATGGAGAAGCAATTGTGCTTTAACACATTTTTTGGCGAAGTTAAGGACATTGAGAGCTCCAAATGTGTTGATTTCAAGCCCAACGTCATATCTTTTTCATATGCAACATTAATGACACAATTTTAGTCTGATTTAAAAAGTAAATGTCTTGTAGCTAGTACCTTTCGTCAAAGTTTGTTGTGGCTGCGACATTTACGACAATATCAATTTCTTTTTGCATACGTTCTCTGAGATTAGAGTCTTTCACGCCAAAACAATCGGTCGAAATATCACCTGCTACCGGGACAACTTTTTCAGACAACAATGTATTCAAATTCTCTTCGCCAATATTCTCTCTCAACACCTTGAAAAGATCTTTCTCAAACACCTGTTATGTATGTATATATCATGAAACAAATCAGACTAATAAACATCAAGAAATGAACCCACTCCTTTCATATACGAATATTTGTTCGTTCACATATATATTATGTAGTGAGTTAGGTTTTCTTAATATATCACCTCTGCTCGTAAGCGTTTCATCGCAGCTTCACTGTCGGATGCCCTCACCACAAGGTACAGCTTTTTCACATTTGGTTGTACTCTCAGAATTTTCTCGACAAAAACTAATAAAAGTTAATGATAATTATGTGTCAGGTGATAATAGTGAGCTACTCCATAAAATTTACACCAAAAGAGAAAAAAATAGTGAGTTACTCCATTTCATGTATGAATACTACCTGAAATGGTTATATATAAACTAAATGCACATTAAATATACGGATAGTATGATACTTCTACTAAGTGTGTTATATATATATATAGTAAAGATTTTTTTTTCAAAGAAAAACGATTAAAAGTTAATCGAGATTTTGAAGGAAATTAATGTGCCAATCCTGATTTTATTTTTTCTCCAAACTTCAAGCAAATTCATTAGTCAGTCTTAACGTATCTTAGACGAAGTTGATTAGAATTAACCATAAGCAAACAGAAAAATTAAAGAAACATACCTTTGGCAAGGAAACCGGTAGCGCCGGTGACAAGAATAGTCTTGTTTTGGAGAAATTGAACACAGTTAAATTCCATCATTTGGGAGAGTAAGAAGAAATGACAAATAAGTCTGTGACAGAAATCTTTTGGAGAGCAATATTATTTATAGCAGTACGTGATAAGAAAGACAATAACGCCCTTAACTTATCATTGTTTTTCTAAAATTTAAAAACTATTTAAGATGTAGAAATAAGAAAACCACAAATTGTCCAAAGTCCTTTAACCTTATTAAAACATAGTATACAATATACTCCCTATACTTACGATATTTGGCCAAATTTTGCTAAAGTGTAGGGTGAGGTCTCGTTTTGTTCTAAAATGCATTACTAGTTCAAACAATTCTAATGCAAAAAAAAAAAGAGAAAATTACTAGAATGTATAAGAAAAGTTGGTTTATTACTAGAGTGTCATACGTCTTTTAAAAATTACTAGAATGTTTGGATACCCCTAGTAAATGATAATAAAGGCATTTGGTTAGTTTTTTTTTTAATTGAAATTATTTTTAAACATTAAATCCACATCACTAATTAAATATACACATCATCATAATAGAAACCAAACCGTCTCTTCTTCATCA
The DNA window shown above is from Brassica oleracea var. oleracea cultivar TO1000 chromosome C3, BOL, whole genome shotgun sequence and carries:
- the LOC106332677 gene encoding probable fatty acyl-CoA reductase 5, producing MMEFNCVQFLQNKTILVTGATGFLAKVFVEKILRVQPNVKKLYLVVRASDSEAAMKRLRAEVFEKDLFKVLRENIGEENLNTLLSEKVVPVAGDISTDCFGVKDSNLRERMQKEIDIVVNVAATTNFDERYDVGLEINTFGALNVLNFAKKCVKAQLLLHVSTAYVCGEKSGLLREKPFAMEEIRNEAGHQLDINFEMDLMKKRLKELHDQDCSDEDITLSMKELGMERAKLHGWPNTYVFTKSMGEMLIGNHRESLPLVIIRPTMITSTLSEPFPGWIEGLRTVDSVIVAYGKGVLKCFLVDVNSVCDMIPVDMVANAMITATATHAGGSGVHMVYHVGSSHQNPVTFGEIHEISVRYFTKSPLRSRNGSLIAVSKVRLISTMALFSLYMTLRFKLPLQLLKLIDIIYPWRSGDKYGDKNHKINMVMRLVELYEPYVLFKGIFDDRNTKSLCANQKEDETKTSKGSMFDFDPKGINWGDYLTSVHIPGLITHVLKK